Genomic DNA from Desulfuromonas versatilis:
CGTCGACGTCTGCTGGACCAAGGTCGGCAAGCCGGTCGTCCCCATCCCCTACACCAACATCGCCAGATCGGGCGACGCGGCCAAGACCGCCGGCAGCGTCCTGGTCAACGGCCAGCCCGTTTGCACCAAGTCCTCGATTTTCTCCAAAAGCACCGGCGATGAGCCCGGCGACCGCAAGGGGATCAGCTCGGGCACCATCCAGGGCAAGGCCGAGTTCATCACGGCCTCCTCCAACGTCTTCATCGAAGGGGTTCCCGCGGCCCGGCAGGGTGACCTGATGGTCTCCAACAACAAGAACACCGCCCCTGTCCCCCTGATGCAGGCTGGAGCGGGCAAACTGCCGGCGGGTGCGC
This window encodes:
- a CDS encoding DUF4150 domain-containing protein — encoded protein: MSNVLINGRTAVHAGSGGTLTTVDVCWTKVGKPVVPIPYTNIARSGDAAKTAGSVLVNGQPVCTKSSIFSKSTGDEPGDRKGISSGTIQGKAEFITASSNVFIEGVPAARQGDLMVSNNKNTAPVPLMQAGAGKLPAGALEGADETAGEDLPDAVEWEVAGDEMHFVKGLFEGGESDGEGEA